Part of the Pieris brassicae chromosome 5, ilPieBrab1.1, whole genome shotgun sequence genome is shown below.
agattgtttttaagaaaattctgAAACAATGCTTTCATTTCACAAAATTCATAATAGTGTCACAACAAACTATTTCTTAATAGACAGTTTCATAACTTCAAAAAGAGGAGTTTGTtcacatttaatatatgtataataatagttatagattttttttatggtaacaataatttttaataataacatcttTCTTAAGTTCTtacttaacataaatattaataccatCTCAAGTTCACTTACATGAAATGAGACtgtctaaattattttgttttacatttttattagctatttttaaactttcatCATCTGTCTCCGTACCAATCATATgccagttatttttttttgcagcCAGTAATGGATATATAGCACAGGCACCAGTAcctatataaaacatacacaatattgtaattagacatacaaattacaatggttatgacaaaaacaatcactttgATGGGTCTATACCTATGTCAATGCCTTTAATATTATCGGTTCGGTCAAAACTTTCAAGTAAATCTTCTATCCAAAGAATATAGTTTAATCTCAATGGAAGTGTTGGTACCAACCGATCCTCAGGTATTAAAACATCTAGATCGAAATCTGATTTAAGCAAACAAGCTGTTAAAACTCTCAGAACTCGTGGATCTTTAAAATCAATTGTTATTTTGCCCGTTACATCCTGAAAcacattatgtatatttagtttgtacagaaattgtaaatgtttaaaacaagaaacaaaaagaagacaaaataataattttaattattggaCTAACCAAACGACAAATGCTGGAAAATTGTGGATAACTGTGGGCTAACTTTTTAAAGTCTGGaggaattttataaatattacgaggatgcatatatttattcatagcCATATTAATTTCTAGTCCAGAAGTAGTGTAGAAGTAGTTTTAGTTCCAGGAATGGAGTAaatctgaaataattttattaaaaaagtaaaacaaaaatatccgTAAAATGACAGACTAATGTCATTTACACAATGGGAATCACAGACTACGGAAgatgttaaatgattttaaagcAGCAAAATAGGAAGTCGGCGGAGTAGCTATCCGGGTTGGCACCATGCTCAAATTATACCTTGGTATGGTTCTAGACCCACAGTGTACTTTCAAAATTTTTGGTAGATGGTACCGCACTCTGGAATCTCGATGAAGCTACCCTTAGTGAAGTGTGTTGGTGGAGGGCCGAATATAGGGAAAGAGGGAGTAACCCCATTATGTAACACGGGAAGTAAATGTGTGGCTAGGATCGGAAAACCATGAAGATTGCATAGTAGATGGTGTGAGCTGGCGGGCGCCAGTGATAGTCAATATACTATCGAAGCGGTCAAGCTTCTGATTCAACATTGAGTAGAATGGTGTAAGGAGGCACCTACCTGCCACCACTGTGGACAGCCTAGATGACGCCAAGAACACGCTGAGGAAAAGGCCCAGCATAGAAGAATCGATGAAGAATGAAACGATATCCTCCTTAGGCGGAAAGGAGGATATCATTTTTACTACCTTTGGACAAGCCTACCAAGATTAGAGCTATATTAAGTGCGGACAGTAACGGTCCGTGAAAATTTTTTACAAGTTTTGCGAGGCGCTCATGATTATGCACGAACCTTCGCTCACCGAATCCTTGCCACCTAGTGCCCAAGCTGGGAAGCAGAGGTCTGGGCGTTGTAAAGAAAGGATGCCGATCTATCGCTGCAAGTGCTGGACTCGACTGTAGCTCTAACTACAGAAACGAACGGACCGGTATGGGAAGGATACTTGCATACCGCAAATATCATCAAAAACTAACAATGGGCGTGGAGAGGCGGACGCAACCGTCGTATAGCGTGTCGGGCTTCAATAGCAGCATTGGCGCATCCCACCTAATGAGATTGTTGGTGGGGCTTTTGTATTCAAATCTTGGTTTTCGTGATAACAATCGTAGGGGTCGTCTTGCGTGGCAGTAATCGTGACGGAGTATCTAAGCCCACAAATTAAAAAGGGTAAACCTAAGGGAAGGGTAGACGCAATGCAGGCTGTAAAAAAGCAATATGTGATAAGTCAGAAAATAAATCtctgcaattttattttttatttttggccTGGTGACGGGACCTTAAAGCCAAGTGTTATTTTCGGCCACTTATTATCAAATAGGGTGTAAAATTGCACATGTTACTAAAATGATTcacttgtttatttaaatcctACTGTT
Proteins encoded:
- the LOC123710208 gene encoding RNA N6-adenosine-methyltransferase mettl16 isoform X3; translation: MAMNKYMHPRNIYKIPPDFKKLAHSYPQFSSICRLDVTGKITIDFKDPRVLRVLTACLLKSDFDLDVLIPEDRLVPTLPLRLNYILWIEDLLESFDRTDNIKGIDIGTGACAIYPLLAAKKNNWHMIGTETDDESLKIANKNVKQNNLDSLISLRKNQSKFTLKYLFLEENLQCDFCMCNPPFYVSLQEVWESRSPARVTTRISYRGR